In a genomic window of Streptomyces pristinaespiralis:
- a CDS encoding DMT family transporter, protein MTTDTAQTAANATRRGTVELTLAMVLSGTLGIFVVESGASPFEVVFFRCLFGALALGAYCLARGYFTDHAFTPRKLALAALGGVFIVFNWVFLFEAYEESSISLATAVYHTQPFYVVLLGALLFKERLTAATFGWLGVAFAGLLLVSGVSPSDPGSLTGLGFALLAALFYAVSTVITKRVTGVRPHLVALVQVLVGIPLLLPFADLAAVNGLGAGWAWLVGLGVIHTCLMYVLMYSAYQKLTTSKIAVLAFVYPAVAMVADGVVYGNRIGLVQALGVPLILVASLRINRTRQQPRTVARSATDPAPVTTPAPAPAAPSRR, encoded by the coding sequence ATGACAACCGACACCGCGCAGACCGCCGCGAACGCCACCCGGCGCGGCACCGTCGAACTCACCCTGGCCATGGTGCTCTCGGGCACCCTCGGCATCTTCGTCGTCGAGTCGGGCGCCTCCCCGTTCGAGGTCGTGTTCTTCCGCTGCCTGTTCGGGGCGCTCGCGCTGGGCGCCTACTGCCTGGCACGCGGCTACTTCACCGACCACGCCTTCACGCCGCGGAAGCTGGCGCTCGCCGCGCTCGGCGGCGTGTTCATCGTCTTCAACTGGGTGTTCCTCTTCGAGGCGTACGAGGAGTCGTCCATCTCGCTCGCGACCGCCGTCTACCACACCCAGCCGTTCTACGTGGTGCTGCTCGGCGCCCTGCTGTTCAAGGAGCGGCTGACCGCCGCGACCTTCGGCTGGCTCGGCGTCGCGTTCGCCGGTCTCCTGCTCGTCTCCGGGGTGAGCCCCTCGGACCCCGGATCGCTCACCGGCCTGGGATTCGCCCTGCTGGCCGCGCTGTTCTACGCCGTCTCGACGGTGATCACCAAGCGGGTCACCGGTGTGCGGCCGCACCTGGTCGCGCTGGTGCAGGTGCTGGTCGGCATCCCGCTGCTGCTGCCGTTCGCCGACCTCGCGGCGGTGAACGGCCTCGGGGCCGGGTGGGCCTGGCTGGTGGGCCTCGGCGTGATCCACACCTGCCTGATGTACGTGCTGATGTACTCGGCCTACCAGAAGCTGACCACCTCGAAGATCGCCGTGCTGGCGTTCGTCTACCCGGCCGTCGCCATGGTCGCGGACGGGGTGGTGTACGGGAACCGCATCGGGCTCGTCCAGGCGCTGGGCGTCCCGCTGATCCTCGTCGCCTCGCTGCGGATCAACCGCACCCGGCAGCAGCCGCGCACCGTGGCGCGCTCCGCCACCGACCCTGCTCCCGTTACGACTCCTGCTCCCGCACCAGCCGCACCGTCTCGTCGATGA